From Patescibacteria group bacterium, a single genomic window includes:
- the glyA gene encoding serine hydroxymethyltransferase, with translation MKYLKRVDPQIHELIKQEEKRQRDVLEMIPSENYTSQAVLEALGTVLNNKYSEGYPKKRYYQGNSYIDSIELIAEERAKELFNVPHVNVQPYSGSPANAAVFFALLEPLKDKIMGLSLAFGGHLTHGASVSLAGKYYKTVPYTLGKNGMLDYDEIERLALKEKPKIIICGYTAYPRIIDFKRFGKIADETDAYLLADISHIAGLVAAGVHPSPVPYAHIIMTTTHKTLRGPRGAMIMVTEKGLTKDPELADKIDKAVFPGLQGGPHDNQTAAIAVALKEASSAKFRKYGEQVVKNAKKLAEKLKELGFDLVSGGTDNHLLLIDLRNKNVNGAVGALALEVAGIVVNKNAVPNDPMPPFYPSGIRLGTPAVTTRGMKERDMIKIANWINAVIDEVKGNPLPDDKEKRSAFWKDFRKNVWKNKKLLSIAKEVRIFCDKYPIS, from the coding sequence ATGAAATATCTCAAGAGAGTAGATCCACAAATCCACGAACTGATAAAACAAGAGGAAAAGCGCCAAAGAGACGTTTTAGAAATGATTCCATCTGAAAATTACACCTCTCAAGCTGTTCTAGAAGCCCTAGGAACAGTATTAAATAACAAATATTCTGAAGGATATCCTAAAAAAAGATATTATCAAGGAAATAGTTATATTGATAGCATTGAGTTAATAGCAGAGGAGCGAGCTAAAGAGCTTTTTAATGTTCCACATGTGAATGTGCAACCCTACTCAGGATCTCCTGCAAATGCTGCAGTATTTTTTGCACTTCTTGAACCATTGAAAGATAAGATTATGGGTCTTTCTCTTGCATTTGGTGGTCATCTCACACATGGGGCTTCAGTCTCTCTTGCAGGCAAATATTACAAGACAGTACCTTATACACTTGGTAAAAATGGTATGCTAGATTATGATGAAATTGAAAGATTAGCACTCAAAGAGAAACCCAAGATTATTATCTGCGGTTATACAGCCTATCCTAGGATAATAGATTTCAAGCGTTTTGGAAAGATTGCCGATGAGACTGATGCATATCTCTTGGCAGATATTTCTCATATTGCAGGTTTGGTAGCAGCCGGGGTACATCCAAGTCCTGTTCCCTACGCTCATATTATTATGACAACAACGCACAAGACACTGCGTGGACCAAGAGGTGCAATGATTATGGTCACTGAAAAAGGGCTAACAAAAGATCCAGAACTTGCAGATAAAATAGATAAAGCTGTTTTTCCAGGACTTCAAGGTGGACCCCATGACAATCAGACAGCTGCGATTGCTGTTGCGCTCAAAGAAGCATCTTCTGCCAAATTTAGAAAATATGGTGAGCAGGTAGTAAAAAACGCCAAAAAGTTAGCTGAGAAATTAAAAGAACTTGGTTTTGATCTCGTAAGTGGTGGAACAGATAACCACTTACTCCTTATAGACTTACGCAATAAGAACGTAAATGGTGCTGTTGGTGCTTTGGCATTAGAAGTTGCTGGTATCGTTGTTAATAAAAATGCAGTTCCTAATGATCCAATGCCTCCTTTTTATCCTTCAGGAATAAGATTAGGTACTCCAGCAGTTACAACACGCGGGATGAAAGAAAGAGATATGATTAAAATTGCCAATTGGATAAATGCAGTAATTGATGAGGTCAAAGGGAATCCTTTACCAGATGATAAGGAAAAACGATCTGCCTTTTGGAAAGATTTCAGAAAAAATGTATGGAAGAATAAAAAACTTCTTAGTATTGCAAAAGAAGTGAGAATTTTTTGTGATAAATATCCAATTTCATAA
- the dfrA gene encoding dihydrofolate reductase produces the protein MSKQRHSISIIAAIGRNRELGKDNKLLWHIPGELQRFKKITMGHPIIMGRKTFDSIGRVLPGRVNIVITHDTQGFLQKAKIEGKKMQDLRAVSSLQDALEIAKREKGNDLIFIIGGGQIFEQALPIADTLYLTVVDADFPDADVYFPEYKEFTKIIDREDHFSEQFHYSFFTLKKV, from the coding sequence ATGAGTAAACAGCGACATTCAATAAGTATAATTGCTGCAATTGGTCGCAATCGTGAACTTGGTAAAGATAATAAGCTTCTTTGGCATATTCCGGGTGAGCTACAGCGATTCAAAAAAATCACCATGGGGCATCCGATTATTATGGGAAGAAAGACATTTGATTCCATTGGTCGTGTTTTACCGGGGAGAGTAAACATCGTTATCACGCATGACACCCAAGGCTTTCTTCAGAAAGCAAAAATTGAGGGTAAAAAAATGCAGGATCTACGTGCTGTTTCATCTCTTCAGGATGCATTAGAAATTGCCAAGAGAGAAAAAGGCAATGATCTGATATTTATTATCGGTGGTGGACAGATTTTTGAACAAGCATTACCAATAGCTGACACTTTGTATTTGACTGTTGTTGATGCCGATTTTCCTGATGCTGATGTATATTTTCCAGAATATAAAGAATTTACAAAAATTATTGATAGAGAGGATCATTTTTCAGAACAATTTCACTATTCTTTTTTTACCCTTAAAAAAGTATAA
- the thyA gene encoding thymidylate synthase, translating into MRKNNHPEYQYLNLLEEVLEKGIKNVDRGTGAISYSVFGRQTRYDLTKGFPLLTTKRVYWKGVVHELYWFMSGQTNIKYLVDNNVHIWDDYPYKIYNLKNKGRSLKLTKEEFIERIKNDEDFAKKWGELPKIYGEMWRAWPTRTPGRTIDQLKWVLQELKDDPDARNLIVTSWNPEYLYTMATYEDASRFPICHNMYQISQKGGKLSLQLYQRSADLFLGVPFNIASYSLLLLILCQITGYKPGEFIHTFGDAHIYENHIEQVKEQLRRKPRSLPTVTIDPSVKSLEDFRPEHVTLENYNPHPVLKGELTVAGGLYEKNI; encoded by the coding sequence ATGCGTAAAAATAATCATCCAGAGTATCAATATCTTAATCTCCTTGAGGAAGTACTTGAAAAAGGTATAAAAAATGTTGATCGAGGAACAGGAGCAATCTCCTACAGTGTTTTTGGGCGTCAGACGAGATATGACCTCACAAAAGGGTTTCCTCTGCTTACTACAAAAAGAGTTTACTGGAAAGGAGTAGTGCATGAACTTTATTGGTTTATGTCAGGACAGACAAATATTAAATATCTTGTAGATAATAATGTTCATATCTGGGATGACTATCCTTACAAAATTTATAACTTAAAGAACAAAGGTCGCAGCTTAAAATTAACAAAGGAAGAGTTTATAGAGAGAATTAAAAACGATGAAGACTTCGCTAAGAAATGGGGTGAGTTGCCCAAAATTTATGGAGAGATGTGGCGAGCTTGGCCTACTCGTACTCCAGGACGGACAATTGATCAGCTTAAGTGGGTGCTGCAGGAACTGAAGGATGATCCTGATGCTCGAAATCTTATTGTTACTTCGTGGAATCCAGAGTATCTATATACTATGGCAACGTATGAGGATGCTTCGCGATTTCCTATATGCCACAACATGTACCAAATCAGCCAAAAAGGAGGGAAGCTATCATTGCAACTTTATCAACGAAGTGCAGATTTGTTCTTAGGAGTTCCATTCAATATTGCAAGCTACTCATTACTTCTTTTGATTTTATGTCAAATTACTGGTTACAAACCAGGTGAGTTTATCCACACATTTGGTGATGCTCATATTTATGAAAATCATATTGAGCAGGTAAAAGAACAGCTCAGACGTAAGCCGCGTTCTTTACCAACTGTTACTATTGATCCATCTGTAAAATCGTTGGAAGATTTTAGACCAGAACATGTTACTCTTGAGAATTACAATCCTCATCCTGTCCTTAAAGGTGAGTTAACTGTTGCGGGTGGTCTTTATGAGAAAAATATATGA
- a CDS encoding deoxycytidine triphosphate deaminase, producing MILGPKKLLELVEKENLVEGLAERELTNPEGAGFDLRVGEVYSIHGEGFLGETERKTPDIKLVVAYQEGEKRSITIQPNEFYLFKTIEKVNTPQNLTINFKPRSTTFRSGLFIRTGNVAPGYRGPLVFGVKNEGPVPVTIEMGARIIHAQFEEVSGGGNMYRGQWQGGRVSATQKETQV from the coding sequence ATGATCTTAGGTCCAAAAAAACTTCTTGAACTTGTTGAAAAAGAAAATTTAGTAGAAGGTCTAGCAGAGCGTGAGCTTACTAATCCAGAGGGCGCAGGATTTGATCTGAGAGTTGGAGAGGTGTACTCCATTCACGGAGAGGGATTTTTAGGAGAGACAGAGCGCAAGACACCGGATATTAAACTTGTCGTTGCCTATCAAGAGGGCGAAAAACGCAGTATCACAATTCAGCCAAATGAGTTTTATCTTTTTAAGACTATTGAAAAAGTAAATACTCCTCAGAATCTCACGATTAATTTTAAACCCCGATCAACAACATTTCGTTCAGGGCTTTTTATTAGAACAGGTAATGTAGCACCTGGATACCGCGGCCCGCTTGTCTTTGGAGTAAAAAATGAAGGACCAGTGCCAGTAACAATTGAGATGGGAGCTCGTATAATCCATGCTCAGTTTGAGGAAGTCTCAGGCGGAGGAAATATGTATCGAGGTCAGTGGCAAGGAGGCAGAGTTAGTGCCACTCAGAAAGAAACTCAGGTGTGA
- a CDS encoding thymidylate kinase, giving the protein MKYHLALDLEFRRNPYRGLYIALEGIDGSGKTVQVPRLREFLQKEEKEVITTREPRKEGLIADIINRLLQGSINLPKEAFQHLFTVDRFLHHQELVVPALKVGKVVITDRCFWSAIPYGMWEMGERFDYDKKKMLPIAQKLLAMQCQFIVPDITFYLDITPEVAISRVLKKSDAKEIYEEEHILEKVFEGYQWLIQEFPQEFFIIDARKSIEDVTLDMIQMIKQHHKF; this is encoded by the coding sequence ATGAAATATCATCTTGCGCTTGATTTGGAGTTTAGAAGAAATCCTTATAGAGGTTTGTACATAGCTCTTGAGGGAATAGATGGGAGTGGAAAAACAGTTCAGGTCCCTCGATTAAGAGAGTTTTTGCAAAAAGAGGAGAAAGAAGTTATCACTACGCGTGAGCCACGCAAAGAAGGACTTATTGCAGATATTATAAATCGTCTACTTCAAGGTTCAATCAATCTGCCAAAAGAAGCTTTTCAGCATCTTTTCACTGTTGACAGATTTTTGCATCATCAGGAGCTTGTTGTGCCAGCTCTTAAAGTGGGTAAAGTTGTTATCACTGATAGATGTTTTTGGTCTGCTATTCCTTATGGTATGTGGGAGATGGGGGAAAGGTTTGATTATGATAAGAAAAAAATGCTTCCAATAGCACAAAAACTTCTGGCAATGCAGTGTCAATTTATTGTTCCGGATATTACTTTTTATCTTGATATTACTCCTGAGGTAGCTATAAGTAGAGTTCTCAAAAAGTCAGATGCAAAAGAGATTTATGAAGAAGAGCATATTTTGGAAAAGGTCTTTGAGGGATATCAGTGGCTTATCCAGGAATTTCCACAAGAGTTTTTTATAATTGATGCTAGAAAATCTATTGAAGATGTGACACTGGATATGATACAAATGATAAAGCAACATCATAAATTTTAA
- the dcd gene encoding dCTP deaminase, which translates to MVLSDRDIKKAIKEGRIKIFPELDYEKQLGSCSIDLRLGNVFRVFEHSKKPYIDPSKKDYSNEITSEIVLNDGDQFIMQPGDFVLAVTLEHITLAPDLMGRLEGRSSLGRLGIVVHSTASTFDPGWDGKCVLELGNLGRMAVALTVGMRICAMGFEELSSPAEIPYNKKKHAKYKIQDGPNESRIHLDNK; encoded by the coding sequence ATGGTTTTATCAGACAGAGATATCAAAAAAGCAATCAAGGAAGGGAGAATAAAAATTTTTCCTGAGCTTGATTACGAAAAACAATTAGGTTCATGTTCAATAGATCTTCGGCTTGGAAATGTGTTTCGGGTGTTTGAACACAGCAAAAAGCCGTATATTGATCCCTCTAAAAAAGATTACAGTAATGAAATTACCTCAGAAATTGTGCTTAATGATGGAGATCAATTTATTATGCAGCCAGGAGACTTTGTTCTTGCAGTTACTTTAGAACATATAACCCTTGCGCCTGATTTGATGGGAAGATTGGAGGGAAGATCTTCTCTTGGGAGACTGGGGATTGTGGTTCACTCAACAGCGAGTACGTTTGATCCTGGATGGGATGGTAAATGTGTTCTTGAATTAGGAAATCTGGGAAGAATGGCTGTTGCTCTGACAGTAGGGATGAGAATATGCGCAATGGGATTTGAGGAGCTTTCAAGTCCTGCTGAGATCCCCTATAACAAGAAAAAACACGCCAAATATAAGATTCAAGATGGTCCAAACGAAAGCAGAATTCATCTAGATAATAAATAA
- the murF gene encoding UDP-N-acetylmuramoyl-tripeptide--D-alanyl-D-alanine ligase, giving the protein MRVFLVNFVLSYLRFFARKALQKHQPIIIGIAGSVGKSSTRNAIEAILKDYSAVKSVGNSETGIPLGILGMKPQNYTKLEWLKMLLRAPLRLNYLKGTKYLIAEMGIDDPYPPKNMEYLLTILKPDIAISLNVSATHTMQFEKALSPKDKQLNDQEKLKKVIQKIAEEDTKILTKSSCNIGIYNADDEALVDAIQKKRKKLLSTELFTFGKRKTNDIFYGEYNISLTGTKLNLYVKDIQGKKLQHLKLYFTNMILPQEYQEVFAAAVLSTIQTGLTLSQIKNSLEKNFTLPKGRSSIFMGIHNSVIIDSTYNASRRSVEAFLDLVDTLKKATDRPVVFLFGDMRELGNEAYIEHRAIAEKILGIVDNLYLVGPLTKEYVLPNIKRAKNEVHEVLWFDTSIKAGEYMKKHLPYNAIVLAKGSQNTIFLEEAIKMILADKKDAQNLCRQDEYWSNVKKNFFDSHKNILS; this is encoded by the coding sequence ATGCGTGTATTTCTTGTCAATTTCGTACTTTCCTATCTTCGTTTTTTCGCACGTAAAGCACTTCAAAAGCATCAACCAATTATTATTGGTATAGCAGGATCAGTTGGCAAATCTTCAACTCGTAATGCAATTGAAGCAATACTCAAAGATTATTCTGCAGTAAAATCAGTTGGTAATTCAGAGACAGGCATTCCTTTGGGAATTTTAGGAATGAAACCCCAAAATTATACCAAGCTTGAGTGGCTCAAAATGCTTCTTCGAGCCCCTTTGCGTCTTAATTATCTTAAAGGAACAAAATATCTTATTGCAGAAATGGGAATTGATGATCCCTATCCTCCCAAAAATATGGAATACCTTTTAACAATTCTCAAACCAGATATTGCAATCTCATTAAACGTATCTGCAACCCATACAATGCAATTTGAAAAAGCACTTTCTCCAAAAGATAAACAACTCAATGACCAAGAAAAATTAAAAAAAGTTATCCAAAAGATTGCAGAAGAAGATACAAAAATCCTGACAAAATCAAGCTGTAATATTGGTATTTATAATGCCGACGATGAAGCATTAGTTGATGCAATCCAGAAAAAACGTAAAAAATTACTTTCTACGGAACTTTTTACTTTCGGAAAAAGAAAAACGAACGACATCTTTTATGGTGAATATAATATTTCATTAACTGGTACTAAACTAAATCTTTATGTCAAAGATATACAGGGCAAAAAGCTTCAACACCTCAAATTATATTTCACTAATATGATTCTTCCTCAGGAATATCAAGAAGTTTTCGCTGCTGCAGTTCTTTCGACAATCCAAACAGGATTAACTCTCTCACAAATCAAAAACTCTCTTGAGAAAAACTTCACACTTCCTAAAGGCAGATCGAGCATCTTCATGGGTATTCACAATAGCGTTATTATTGATTCAACATATAACGCATCAAGACGGTCTGTAGAGGCTTTTCTCGATCTCGTTGATACTCTAAAAAAAGCGACAGATCGTCCAGTTGTTTTTCTCTTTGGAGATATGAGAGAGTTAGGTAATGAGGCTTATATTGAACATAGAGCTATTGCTGAAAAAATATTGGGTATTGTTGACAATTTATACCTAGTTGGTCCATTGACAAAGGAATATGTACTGCCTAACATAAAGCGTGCAAAAAACGAAGTACACGAAGTACTCTGGTTTGATACATCAATCAAAGCAGGAGAATATATGAAAAAACATCTACCTTATAATGCTATCGTGCTTGCCAAAGGATCACAAAATACAATCTTTCTTGAGGAGGCAATCAAAATGATTTTAGCAGATAAAAAGGATGCTCAGAATTTATGCAGACAAGATGAATACTGGAGCAATGTCAAAAAAAATTTTTTTGATAGCCATAAGAATATCTTATCTTAA